Proteins encoded in a region of the Pseudomonas shahriarae genome:
- a CDS encoding DUF1145 domain-containing protein: protein MKLLLGLGKLLAMLFWTVVLVNLFKPLTNPFHLLVNLVGSLLLLVHLLELVLFNASVKHRAHPWRDRLLILLLGMFHIKSLPAPTANQDNKDANHA, encoded by the coding sequence ATGAAGCTGTTGCTAGGATTGGGGAAGTTGCTGGCGATGCTGTTCTGGACGGTGGTGCTGGTCAACCTGTTCAAACCGCTGACTAATCCATTTCATCTGTTGGTCAACCTGGTCGGCAGCCTGTTGTTGCTGGTCCATCTTCTGGAGTTGGTGTTGTTCAACGCCAGCGTCAAACATCGTGCTCACCCCTGGCGTGACCGCCTGCTGATCCTGTTGCTGGGGATGTTCCATATAAAGAGCCTGCCTGCGCCTACGGCTAACCAAGACAACAAGGATGCCAATCATGCGTAA
- a CDS encoding CopD family protein, with the protein MTVFSLAYTLHVLAALVWVGGMFFAWMILRPAAMAALDGPPRLKLWMNVFQRFFVWVWVAVLILPISGVGLLQLRFNGFETAPRYVQVMMGLYVVMTALFIRIQALQLPELRTAVAAEDWATGAQVLGRIRKLVGINLIVGLVVVGVASARPMF; encoded by the coding sequence ATGACCGTGTTTAGCCTTGCCTACACCCTGCATGTATTGGCCGCCCTGGTATGGGTCGGCGGTATGTTTTTCGCCTGGATGATCCTGCGCCCGGCTGCAATGGCGGCGCTCGACGGCCCTCCACGGCTGAAATTGTGGATGAATGTGTTTCAGCGTTTTTTCGTGTGGGTCTGGGTCGCGGTGCTGATCTTGCCGATCAGTGGCGTCGGCCTGTTGCAACTGCGCTTCAACGGGTTTGAAACCGCGCCGCGTTATGTGCAAGTGATGATGGGCTTGTATGTGGTAATGACCGCGCTGTTTATCCGCATCCAGGCGTTGCAACTGCCTGAACTGCGCACGGCTGTGGCGGCCGAGGACTGGGCGACGGGCGCGCAGGTGCTGGGAAGAATCCGAAAGCTGGTAGGGATCAATCTGATTGTCGGGTTGGTGGTGGTGGGCGTGGCTTCGGCTCGGCCGATGTTCTGA